The Aeromonas veronii genome includes the window GGCACCGGCGTGGATCATGGCGGCCCCTGCCAGACTGGTGATACCCAGTTCGATCAGGGTAGAGCTGAACACGTTGGAGGCCACCACGGTACCGGCCGTGGTCGAGGCGGTTGCCAGGGACATCAGGGCACCGGAGATGGGGGCCAGCAGGTAGGAGGGCAAACCGGACGCAGTCAGGCCGCTGATCAGCACATCTTTGAGGCCGGAGTTGGCGATGATGCCCGCCAGAGTACCAGTCCCCAGCAGCATAATGGCAACCGGCGCCATCCGCGCCAGACCGGAGACCGCGAACTGGTTCACCTTGCTGAATTTACCCATCATCAGGGCGCCCACCAGACCGCCGAGGGGCAAGGCGATGAGGGGGTCGACGACGATACCGGCCACCGGGCGCAGAGCCAGCAGCAGGATGGCGACCAGGGGCGCGCTGATGGCGGCCATGAAGCCGGGCAGAGCTGCGCCATCGAAGCTCACCACTTCGTCGGCGGCAACCTTGCTGCCCTTGTTGTTGAGGCGCTTGGCGAGCCAGTAGGCCATCACCAGACCGAACAGACCCGGGATGATGCCAGCCGCCATCACGGAAGTGAGGGGCAGGTGGAAGGCGTCGGATGCGGCGATGGCGTTCGGGTTCGGGGACATGACGTTGCCCGCCTTGCCGCCGCCGATCATGGCCAGCAGGATGGCCGCCTTCGAGAGGTCGGCACGGCGCGCGATGGCGAGTGCAATGGGGGCGACCGTGATGACGGCCACGTCCACGAAGACGCCCACCGCAGTCAGGATCAGGGTGGCCAGGGCCAGGGCCAGCAGGGCCCGGGTCTCGCCAAGCTTGCGGACTATGGTCTCGGCGATGGTGGTCGCCGCGCCAGATTCAATCAAGACGCCCGCCAGCACACCGGCGGCCAGGATCCGCATCACGGCGGTGGTGATCCCCTGAGCGCCGCCGATCATCAGGGCGACGGTCTGGGTCAGGTCGGCACCGCCGATCAGGCCGCCGGCCAGAGCGCCGACGATCATGCCATAAGCGGGCGGTACCTTCTTCAGGATGAGGAAGATGGCGATGGTAAGCGCGGCGAGAGCGCCGAGCGCGGATACAGGGATCATGACGGGCACCTTTTGTTGTAGTTAGTGGCCGCCATTATGGGGATCCCCGCCGGGAAAGCTTTGGTTAAAAAACCAAAACTTGATGACGAAAATCCATGCTATTTGTTCAATTATACAAATCAACTATCCAGATTCAGTCCGAGATAGAGCAGAAACTTGTCATCTAACTTGTTGAAATTTAAACCAGTTATCTGCTCTATCCGGGTCAGGCGGTAGCGTAGGGTATTGGGATGAATGAAGAGTGAATCGGCACAGGGATGCAGATCACAATCCTGCAAGAAATATTGGCGCAGCGTCTTCTGCAGCACCCCCTTGGCGTCCTCCCTGGCCAGTTTCTGCAGGGGCGCCCGCAGCTGATCCGCCTGCCAGGAATCCGCCAGACTGCCGAGCAGCACCGGCAGCCGGTAATCCTCGAAGAAGTAGACCTGCTTGCGCGGCGCCTGGCGCATGCCACGGCGCAGGGTGTCTCGCGCCGTCTGGTAGGAGCGTGCCAGCCCGCCGATGCCGGCGAAGTAATCACCCACCCCGATGCGCATCTTGAAGTGGGGAATGCGGGCCAGCAGCTGCTTGATGCGGCTGCGCTCCTGCTCCGACTGCCAGACGCCGTCGCTGAGCTGGGCCGGCTTGAGCACCACGATCTCGTCCAGTCCGTTGATGGCCACCAGGTTGTCCCGCTCCGGGTTCTCCAGCAGGTGCACCAGCTCCCGCAGGCGGGCGGGATCCGCCTCCTCCAGCGCCAGCACCGCGACCACCCGTGGCTGGGCCAGATCCAGGCCGAGGAAGCGGGCCGCCTGCTGCAACTGATCGACTCGCCCCTCGCCGCGGATGAGCTGCAGCACCAGCTCCTCCTTGTGGCGCTTGTCCCACTGCAACTGCTCGGTGAGCGCCGCCTGCTCCAGGATGAGCTCCGCCGTCATGCGCACCAGTTCGGCGTAAGCGCGAACTTCGTCCGGATCCCCCGAGATGCCGATGACCCCGAGCAACTCCCCCTGATAAGCGATGGGCAGATTGATGCCGGGGCGGACCCCCTTGAGCTGCTTGGCGGTGGCGTCGCTGATCTCCACCACCCGGTTCTCGGTCAGGGCCAGCACGGCCCCCTCGTGACGCTGCAGCAAGCGCTCCGGGTTGCCGGACGCGATGATGAGACCGTGCTCATCCATGACGTTGACCGAGAAGGACAATATCTTCATCGCCCGGCTGACGATCTGCCGCGCCAGACTCTCATCAAGCTGCATGGGGACTCCGATCGGTGACGGGGGAGCGGGAAATGAACGACATGGGGTCTCCGTGTAAAAGCCGGGTGGCAGCGCAAAGATGCCACATCCTCAAGACAAGCGAGGGGGGGATCGCTAGAATAGGCCACTTTACCTCAGGTATGCCCCGCCAGGGATCACGGAATTGACGGGATCCCTGATGATGAGCCTGCCGTTATCTGATGGACGCCGCTATGGACTATGAATTTCGCCGCGACCCGTTTGGTGGCTATCGCGCCCGGTTCTCCATGGGTCACGAAGCCATCGGCCAGTGGCTGATCGACGAAGTGGGCAAGGATGAGGAGAAGCTCGATCTGCTGTTCTCCATCATCGACGAGCTCTCCAGCCGTGCCCGCGTCGAGTATCAGCTGGCCGGGGGCGACTACTCTTTGCTGCTCACCCACGAGGAGGCAGAGGTCAAGGCCAACGTCCTCAATATCGAGCTGGGCGAGGATCTCGACGATCTCGCCTACTACGATGATGAACAGCTGGCCATGTGCGGGCTGGAAGATTTTGCCCAGGTGCTCGCCTCCTGGCGCGCCTTTATCCGCAACGAGGATATGGGCTAGGTATTCAATACAGGCAGGGCAAGCGCCCGCCACAACCCAACAGGATTGACTATGTCTATTTACGATTTTGATGACGAACTGCCGGA containing:
- a CDS encoding YacL family protein, coding for MDYEFRRDPFGGYRARFSMGHEAIGQWLIDEVGKDEEKLDLLFSIIDELSSRARVEYQLAGGDYSLLLTHEEAEVKANVLNIELGEDLDDLAYYDDEQLAMCGLEDFAQVLASWRAFIRNEDMG
- a CDS encoding GntP family permease, producing the protein MIPVSALGALAALTIAIFLILKKVPPAYGMIVGALAGGLIGGADLTQTVALMIGGAQGITTAVMRILAAGVLAGVLIESGAATTIAETIVRKLGETRALLALALATLILTAVGVFVDVAVITVAPIALAIARRADLSKAAILLAMIGGGKAGNVMSPNPNAIAASDAFHLPLTSVMAAGIIPGLFGLVMAYWLAKRLNNKGSKVAADEVVSFDGAALPGFMAAISAPLVAILLLALRPVAGIVVDPLIALPLGGLVGALMMGKFSKVNQFAVSGLARMAPVAIMLLGTGTLAGIIANSGLKDVLISGLTASGLPSYLLAPISGALMSLATASTTAGTVVASNVFSSTLIELGITSLAGAAMIHAGATVFDHMPHGSFFHATGGSVHMGVSERLKLIPYETAVGLTIAAVSTLMFGVFGLA
- a CDS encoding sugar diacid recognition domain-containing protein, encoding MQLDESLARQIVSRAMKILSFSVNVMDEHGLIIASGNPERLLQRHEGAVLALTENRVVEISDATAKQLKGVRPGINLPIAYQGELLGVIGISGDPDEVRAYAELVRMTAELILEQAALTEQLQWDKRHKEELVLQLIRGEGRVDQLQQAARFLGLDLAQPRVVAVLALEEADPARLRELVHLLENPERDNLVAINGLDEIVVLKPAQLSDGVWQSEQERSRIKQLLARIPHFKMRIGVGDYFAGIGGLARSYQTARDTLRRGMRQAPRKQVYFFEDYRLPVLLGSLADSWQADQLRAPLQKLAREDAKGVLQKTLRQYFLQDCDLHPCADSLFIHPNTLRYRLTRIEQITGLNFNKLDDKFLLYLGLNLDS